In Desulfurispora thermophila DSM 16022, the genomic window AAAAACGTCCACGGTTCCCGTAGCCAGCAGCGGTTCGATGGCCAGCCAGTTGCCGGTCAGCCCGCCAAAAACCTCGTCCACGGGAAAGCGCTGCAGCACTTCCTGGCCGCACTCGATTGAGCCGGTCACCCTTACTCCCCTGGCTCCGGCCTGCCTGGCCTTTTCCTGCACGGCCGGATCCCTGGCGGCCAGAATGCAGGCCACCCCCACCCAGGGTTCGTGACCGTTGAAAACAATATTCACATAATCCGGATCCATAATGCCCAGATCCACCCGCACTTCATGCGGAGACGGCGTACCGAAAAGAATATCCTGCACCATTTCCAGGCCAATCTGCGAGCCGTATATTGTGGCAATGCCCAGCCGCAGCGCTTTTTTGGCCATGGAAACAAAATCGCCGTCCACGTTGGTCAGGCAGCTGGCCGTAGCATCTTTAATCTCGTGCAACACCCCGACCGGATAAATGCCCAGCTCCCGCCATTTCTGCTTGCGTTTTTCCGGTGCAAACACTTCCACCATGCGCGGTGGCTCGTCATAACCACTGGCCAGCTGCCCGATCAAGAAGTCGGCCAGATTGACAGCCGCCTGCTCTTTACTGTTGCCCTTATCCAATCCCAGGCGGTCGCACATCCAGTACAGCTTGTCCGTATCGGTGATTTGATAGGGTGTTTTGCCCCCGGCGGTGGATTTCAAGGTGCGAAACGCGTTATAAGCGTGGTGGGTATAGGTAGACGTACCCATCACATTGCGCAACAGCATATCGCGCATGGCCATGGCATTGCGGTCAATACCACAGGTGCCGTGCGTGGCGCCCACCTTGTCCGAGATGCGGCAGGGACCCCCGGTGCACAGCTGGCAACTTACCCCCTCGGAGCAGAAATTGCACCGGATTTTGGCCTGGGGTTCAAAACGGTCGAAGACATTGCTCAGACCTTCCCGGTGAATTTTTTCGTACATTTCCTGCACCGAATCATGAATGCTGACCCGGCCGTCCAGGCGGTAATCTTTTTCGCGGCTCAAAAATATTCCTCCTCTGAGAACATTTTTACGCGCATTATTATGCCTGATATCAGCATGGCTCATGCATATCAACCGGCCAGTCAGACCCGGTGTCGTTTTTAACGGGACAAAAATAAAAATCCCCGCAAACCTTGATTTTACGGGCTTACGGGGATTTCACCTGGGTGGTGTAGCAGAGCAATTCTGTCCGGGGTATCCGCACCGGAAACCCTACACCACTTCCTGCACGGTCCGCGTCCTGCCCACGCCCGGAGCTCTCATTCCGGTTGCTGGGGTGTTATCGCCGCGACAATTTTTTGAATTCCGACCACACCCAGCACCAGGGCAGTGCCACCAATCAACTGGATGGCCATCCATTTTACAGGTTGAGGTCCCGGTGGAACCTTGGCGGCAACGGCTGTGATAAAGAAAAGCATGAAAGCATTGGTATTAAAGACCCAGGGGATATGATCCTTCAATAATACAATGGCGCCCACAAATATACCGATATATAATAGCTGAGCCGGAAAGATACCAATTGACGGAGCAAGTGCTTTAATAAATAACAAAATGATAGGGTATTGCAAGATACCAAAAAATGAGCCAATGATTATATGCGGTATTTGTTTTATATCCATATGGTAATAGAAGAAAATGATCATACAGGCAAATGCAGGCCATGTATCAAGGTGATTCAAATGCAATACTATTTCTCCAACCAGTACCAGGGCCACAAGCAGAACACAAAAAACGATCCTGCCCTTTGAAAATATCGGAGGCCTTTGCAGTTGTTCCATCGTTTTAGTTTCCCCTTTCGTATGAAATTAATTGTTTTGCAGATTTCTACCTGACCAGCTGGCTCAAGTTAACAGGTCGCCGCTTTTTGTTTTTCGTCATCAACAAGCTTCCGTTTCAGCAGTTTGCCCACAGCAGTTTTGGGTAACTCCTGCCTGAATTCCACCAGTTTGGGCACTTTGTAAGGGGCTAATCTTTCTCTGCAAAAGTCTATTATCTCTTCCGCGGTGGCATTTTGTCCTTCTTTTAGAACGATATAAGCTTTTACAGTTTCACCCCGGTATTCATGGGGTACACCGGCCACAGCCGCTTCCAGGACCTTCTGATTGAGGTTGAAATGAGTTAACATGGCCGCTTTGGGGACACCGGTGGTACCTCCTGTGTACTGAAACAGTGCTACATCCTCCACAGGATCTATTTCCACCTCGGGCGGTTCCGGGCATACAGATCCGGGAGCCACACAGCATCACCGGGCAGATCCGCCGGCCTGCCGGAAAGGCTGGTGAGAATAACCTTTTCCAGGCCGGTGTTCGGTTTGATATATTTAACCCGGGGATACAGGCCGGCCAGAGTAATGATCATCTTTGAGCCGGAATCGTTAACCTGATATTCTATTTCTCTTTCCACATACATGGGGTTGGTGTTCACCACTATGCCGCCCACTGTCAAAACAGCATAATAAGAGATTACAAAGTCCGGGCAGTTGGGCAGCATCAAGGAAACCCTCTCTCCTTTGCGCAAACCCATCTCGTAGAGGGCAGAGGCCACCCTTTTCACATATTTGTCCAGTTGGGCACACGTTATCTTTTCATCATAGAAAATAATGGCCACATTGTCCGGATAGTTTTGCGCAGAGCTTTTTAGCAGGCTTGGTAGCGATTTGGGCTCAATTGTTATGTTCCAATCCACTCCACCCGCCCTGTAGACATCCAAATACGGTGTTGGAAATTCCAACCAGATATAACTTCCTTTCGAATCAATTTATTTTGTAAATATTTACAATACATAACTCCCCCTTTCACAAAATCAATTGTTATTACTTTTTTAACATTTATAATATTGCAAATTTTGTGCCGCTAAGAAAAACGCTCATAATCGAAGAATTCTAACGAGACTGGTTTTTGAAATAAACATTTGCGTTTCAATATGAATTTAGCGGCAAACTTTATGAACTTCCTGCTTCCCCGCCTCCGGCCCCCTACCGAACAAAAACAGAAAACCCCGCAAGCCTTGATTTTACTGGCCTGCGGGGATTTCATCTGGTGGGCGCAGTAGGGATTGAACCTACGACCCCTTCCGCGTCAAGGAAGTGCTCTCCCACTGAGCTATGCGCCCGTATAAAATTACTACTGCGGCAGTCCCGCTGCGCAATAGTAATTTTACAACGCCGGCTCACCCGGTGTCAATACTTAAAACAAATTTTTCAGCCGGAAAAACAACCCCGGCGCGGGCACACCGGCAGCGGCCAGCAGATCCACCCGGGCCAGTTCCCTACCCTGCATATGATAAACCACCCTGCCCAGCACCTGCCCGGCTCGCACAGGCGCCTCCGGTGGAGAAAAAAGCACAATCTCCCTTTTCACCTGTTGCCCCTGTCCGGCAATTAAATGCACCTGCCTGGTTTCAGCCGCCACCAGGACTACCTGGTTGGCAACCCCGTTCTTGACCTGCTGGTGGGCAATGCTTTCCCCGGCCAGACAGAGCGTATGCAAAATCATATTGGAAAACCCATAATCCAGCAAACGCACGGCATCCTGATAGCGGTTTTTGCTGTTCAAAACAACGGCTATCAACGTTTTATCCCCCCGGCGGGCCGCCGCCACCAAACAATCCCCGGCCCGGGGTGTGGACCCTGTTTTCACACCGCAGATACCGGCATAACTATTAAAGCGCACCAGACGGTTGGTATTGCGCACATCCATCTGCCGGCCGTCCTGCCACTCTACCGCATCGGCCGGTGTGCTCACCAGACGGGCAAAAGTTTCATTACGCAGGGCATAGCGGGTGATTAGAGCCAGATCGTAAGCTGTGGTATAATGATCCGGATGGTGATAGCCGTTGGTGTTGGCAAAATGGGTGTTTTTGGCTCCCAGCACCAGCGCCCGCATGTTCATCAGCTGGACAAACTGCTCCACCGACCCGGCCACATGCTCGGCCATGGCCACAGTGCTGTCATTGGCCGAGTACAGGAGAGCCGCCTTCAGTAGGTTGCCCAGCGTGATTTTGTCACCGGGATTCAAACCGATGTCCTGCCCCATGGATACCGCAGCCGCCCGTTTGCTGACGGTTACCACATCGTCCAGATGTCCGTGTTCCAGGACAATCAGCGCTGTCATGATCTTGGTCAGGCTGGCCGGTTCTGCCCGAACCATAGCCCTTTTTTCATACAACACAACACCGGTATCGGCATCCATTAAAACGGCTGCCGTCGCACTAACGACAGGCCTGGTCTCATTTTCCGGAGCAGCTGCAGCATAAACCGGAACACAGCACACCACCAATACCAGCAACAGAAACAAGACAACTTTCCTCTGGATTGCCCAAAGCATTTTCCCCACCTTCTCGCGCCCCCAATGTTCTTTCACTGGCCTTTATTTTTTCTCCGCAGGCGGGGAATATTAGAGGAAAGATTTACAGACACCAATTGTCAGCAGGAGGAGAAGGCACATGAAAAAAATCTCTATCAAGCACTCGTTGCTCCTATTGCCTTTACTTTTAATATTGCTGGGTATCTGGTTCATGGCCGAGCTGGATTTCAAGCACCCACCGGGCCAAAAAATCGCAGTTAATAAAAACACTACGCTGGAAAAGGATCGTCTGAACGAACCCCCACAGGAAGAAACAACAAGCAAGCCGGCCGTCGTATCCCGACCTTTACGCCAACAGAGCCCGGCCAACCCAAAGCAAAACCTTATAGCCATCTACCGGGTGGACACTCCGGAAAAAGTGGCTGCCCTGACCTTTGATATCAGCTGGGGCACCCGGATACCCGGACCGGTGCTGGATATTCTCAAACAGCACGGCGTAAAATCGACATTCTTTCTTTCCGGACCATGGGCCAAAAAATACCCGGATCTGGCCCGGCGACTGGTGAACGAAGGACACGAGATCGCCTCACACGGCAACCGGCACATCGACCTGGACAAAGAAGCCCGCAACACAGTTATGCAGGAAATTATGGCCGCCCACAACGATCTGAAGCAGGTGACCGGCCACAGTCCCACACTGATCCGCACTCCCAACGGAGCATATAATGATATGGTCCTGCAGGTAGCCCGGGATCTTAACTACCGGGTCATCCAGTGGAGCGTGGACTCGCTGGATTGGAAAAAACCGGGACAAGAGGCCATTATTCAGCGGGTGCTGAACAATATCCACCCGGGTGCCATTATTTTGATGCACGCCAGCGATACCTGCACCCAAACCCCGTCCGCCCTGCCCCGGGTAATTAGCGGCTTGCAGGAACGGGGCTACCGGCTGGTCACTGTATCTGAACTGCTGCAGATGGGTCCTGCCGTGAACACAAAGTACTAAGCCCGCATATACTTAATAAAAACATTATCCAGTACGGCCTGCGGTTTATTAAACTTACATCAAACAAGTTTTGCTATCTCCGGGGCCGGGTACCGTATACGCAGTACCCGCTAAAACCCCGGATCAGATAAAGGCGCCTCCTCCGCGCGAGGAGGCGCCGCTCAATTATCAGGCCCCGGCAATTGCTTGTCCACAGGCGTCATCTTTTGCTATTATAGTATGTGTGCCGGAAAGGCAGGTACAATATGCATGACGTGGGGAAGCTTGAAATGCGCAATCCTGTAATAATCATACTGGTAATCATCGCCATAGCAGCGACTCTCTTGGCCGGGATACATGCGGGAAACAGCCTGCCCTCTCATTTACCGGGTATATGCCAGAAAGATGCCTTCCGGGACAGCCGGGAACTGGCCGAATACTTGCGCTCCTTTGGCACAAGGGCAGTGGTTGTCAGTATCCTGGTAATGGTTGTCCAGACCATGTTTACCCCCATACCTCTTTTTCTGGTAGCGGGAGCCAACGGATATATCTTCGGTATTATCTGGGGCAGCCTGGTTACACTGACCGGAGCCATGCTGGGATCCACCATTGCCTTTTACCTGGCCCGTTTTCTGGCCCGCAACTATATAACCAGCCGCCTGGGCAGGTATATCAGCAATGTACAGACAATGAACCAGGCCGGCCCGCGAGCAGTGTTCCTGGCCCGCCTGGTACCATTTATTCCCTCCAGTGTGATTAGCTATGCAGCCGGGCTGAGCAAAATGAGTTTTGCCGGTTTTTTTCTGGCCAGCATCCTGGGCAAGCTGCCGGAAATAATTGTGTACACGGCACTGGGGCACAGCCTGGACCGGGCGGAAAGCCTGCTCAGCAAACTAACTGTTGTGTTATTAATAGTCTCTGTAGTGGTTTTCTCCTGGCATAAAAAGAAAAGGTCCGGCTAAATGTCTCTACGAACGTACTTCCTTCGTTAATTTCGCTACATTACTAATGCCGGCGCCGCTTCCACCACCACCAGATCACGGTCGCCAGTATTAAAACCACCACTACCACGTCCGCCCTGTGGAACCAGGGTTTTAAATCGGTCCAATGCTCGCCCAGTTTCACGCCCAGATAGGTCAATAATATGGACCAGGGCAGCGAGCCGAGAAAAGTGTAGATGACAAAACGAAAGAAATTCATCCCGGATATGCCGGCGGGAAGCGAAATAAATGTCCTGACCACGGGCATGAGACGGGTTACAAAAACAGTAATTTCCCCGTAGCGTAAAAACCAGCTTTCCGCCAGGCGAAAGTTTTTTTCACTTACGCCCAGATAACGCCCGTAGCGCAACAAAAAAGGCCTTCCGCCCCACCAGCCCAGGGCGTAAGACAGCACAGAACCCGCCGTACCCCCCACAGTGCCGGCCAGCACCACTCCCCAGAAATTCAGATCACCCCGGGAAACCAGATACCCGCCAAAAGGCAAAATAATCTCGCTGGGCAGAGGGATATTGGCGCTTTCAATCGCCATCCCGACGGCAATCCCCCAGTACCCCAGTGAAGCAATAAAAGCAGTAACTTTAACCATCAACACTTCCAGCACATATTCAATGAAGGACAAATTCCCACCCCCGGTGGATAATTACTGCACATAACAATCCCCCGCATTTTTCGAGCAACGCCAGCGGGGGATGGATTCATTTCTTGAACTGGTCACTGCTGCTGTCCAATTTCATTACCCGCCAGATATGGCGGTAACTGCCGGATATAGCAGATGCACTGACGCCAAATTGCCGGGCCAGCGCCTGCTGGGGAATAAAGTGCTGGTACAGGCGATGCACGGTGTAAACCAGGGCGGCCGCCCACAGCTGCTGCTTGCGCACCCGCAAGGTTGTTTTTTTACAAAACTCGTACCATAATTGCACAGCTGCCTGAATCTGCCGGGCGGAAAACCCCTGTTCATGCAAAGTCGCTGCCGCCTGACGGGCCACCGCAGCATGAGAAGCAGCGGACCATTTCAGTTCATCCCATTTGACCAGATCACCGTCAAACAGCGCTGCCGTGCTCTCGGACTGTAAAAGCACCCCCCCGAAAAGGTTATGCACCCGGGCCAGCTTTTTTTCCGGCAAAAGCCCTAATTTGCGCCGCACTTTGTTAATGTCATAATGTGGTTCACCGCGCCGGGCCCGAATTTTTTCAATTTTCTCCAATTCTTTGAGCAGTTCCTCCACCTGCGCCCGGCCGGACGCCGACTGCACGGCCTGGATGGGCGATTTGCCATCCAGAGCGGGAATGACCTGATGAATCCATTGCTCGTAAAAGTCATCCAGAAAAGAGTCGGTAATGCGCTGGGCAATGTGGGCCGAAAGGCGATCCATGACCTGATGGGCCTGTTCGGGATATTCAAAGGGGTCGAGATCCAGATCGCTCTGCAGGGCAGGTGACAGATTGAGCGTCCCCAGCTCCAGAACCATGGCATTGATCACGTGCGCCCTGTCACGCAAAAAAGCGTTCCAATCTTTGCTCTGGTCGTGGCCACGCTTGCGACAGAAAGCACGAAAATCGCTCTTCAAGCGCTTGAGCAGGGGTGCCTTGTAAAAGCCGGGCAGAGCCAGCCCGCCGGTGGAAAACTCATACTCTTCCCCCACCTTGAGCACGCGAATATATAAAATTACGCCTGGCTCGACACCACTGGCCACTGTAGCATCCCACACCCGGCAGCAGGTCTGGTCCAAAATGTTGCGCAGGTCAACCCACCTGCCTTTTTCCAGACCCACCACCTCATAAAACGTGGTGCGGGCACCCACCCAGTCGGCCAGCAGGTGACGCTCCAGTTCATCAAGTTCGCAGGTTTCCCGGAACTCTTCGATGACAGTGCGGCCGCCGGGCAAAGTATAGTCAAATATATACCATTCAAAGCAACGCTCCATGGTAAAATCGTCTTCGTTATCAGCGATTTCGGGCGGAATAAGTTCAAAATACTTCTCCTGGGCCTGATTGGCCTCCCGGGCATAAAACTGGCTGTCGGCAAACTCGCCCAACCGGCGGCGCAACAGCTGACCGGCCCGGCGCCACCTCACTCTGGTCAGAGAAACCACTTTTTCGTTCAACCCGCAGCAGTTATCCACAGGACGACCGCTGCCGCAGGGACACATCCTGCCAAAACGTGCCTTGCGCAACCCTAACACCCCCCTGGACAAACAAAAGCAAAACAAGCACTCACTCAACGGACAATCTGTACACTGTCTTTATCTGTCCGGACATTGACGCCCATTTGTTTCAGCACTTCCACGGGCAACCAGCTGCTGCCGGAATTTATGACCACCGGCGCAGGCAGCCTGGTGTCCTTACCGGCAATCCTGGCCGTGGGCTGACCGGGTTTAAAGGAAAAACTTGTTGTGCCGTTTTGCACGGTGATGGTCTGCTCTCGCTGGTCCCACTTAACATTATAGCCGGCTGCTTCCAAAACAAACCTTAGCGGCAGGTAGATGTGACCGTCTTTTTTGTAAGGAACCATCTGACCCAGTTTCACCTGCTCGCCATTCAGAGACGCCACATTTTGCCCTGCGCGCAAAGTCAAGTTGTACTTGCCACCCGCCAGGATAGCTTTGGCTACCGGCAGTTGCAACTGCGGTGTTTCCACGCTGATATCGGGCTGAAGACCCCGGCCGTGAATGGACCGGCCGTTGGGCGTGAAATAGCGCTGCGTGGTGAGCTTGAGGGCTCCACCACCGTCCAGCGGAATAACACTTTGCACCACGCCTTTACCGTAAGTACTGGTACCCAGCAGTTTGGCCACCCCGTGGTCCTGCAAAGCGCCGGCTAAAACCTCGGCCGAACTGGCCGTGGAACTGTTCACCAACACGATGATGCTGCAGTTTTGCAGTAATGGCTTGCCCGCAGTGGTGTAGCTCTCTTTTTCCTGCTGGGAATCCTCGGTGGTTACGACCAGCTTGCCGGCCGGCAGGAACAGACTGGCAATATCCACCGCCGCCCGCAGGTATCCGCCGGGATCATTGCGCAGATCCAGAATAAACTTGTTGTTCTCCTCGGCCAAAAGGCCCAGGATGATCTTGCGCAGTTCCTTCGCCGTGCCCTGACCAAAGCTGCTCACCTTAACATATGCTATGCCGCCCCCCAGACTTTTGCCTTCCACCGTGGGCACACTTACCGGCTGCCGGGTCAGGCGGTAGTCTTTTTCCACACTGCCCCGCCGCACGGTCAGTGTCACCGTTGTTCCCTCCTGTCCCCGGATCAAGTCCACCACCTGATCCAGAGACATACCTTTGACATCTTGGCCATCTACCTTGATAACCCTGTCATCCACCTGTAGCTGGGCGGCCTCGGCCGGTGTGCCCGGCAGCACTTCCTGCACTCTGGGGTAGTCCGCCGCTGCCTGCAGCCTGATGCCCACTCCCACATAGTTGCCGTTAATTGATCCGGTAAACTTCTCCAGATCCTCCGGGCTGAGGTACTCGGTATAAGGGTCACCCACAGCATTTAACATGCCTTCAATGGCCCCTGCGGTCAGTTGCTGCCAGTCCGGATGGTCAATATGATACTTTTGAACGTAAGTCATTATTTCTTCTATCAGACTGCTGGCCTGGCTGGCATCTTCCACCGCAGCCCTGGCCGGTACCGCCAGCATCAGCAAAAGTAAAACTGTCGCGACCATACTGCTAAATCTCTTGAGCAAAAAAACCACCTCATTAAAAATATTAGCGGCCGGGCGGGCCGCCAACCTTGGTGTAAAGAATATTCGCTCTGTCCTGCCGCTTTTCCTGCCAGCCCCGTGAATTTAAGCTATTTTTAAGCACCACCGGGGCAGGTATGGCCGGCAGGCACGGTGAAATAATAAAATAGTCTGCAATGAGAAGGTGAAAGTATTTGATGAGTTCCTTCCTGCTGATTGTCGACGGCAACAGCCTGGCGTACCGGGCTTTCCACGCCATGTCCCACCTGCGCACCAGCACCGGTATTCCCACCGGAGCTGTGTTCGGTTTTACCAGCATGCTGCTCAAACTGCTCCATGAGAAAAAACCCGCCTACCTGGCTGTTTGTTTTGACAAGAGCCGCATCAACTTCCGCCACTCCCGGTATGCCGCCTACAAGGCCAACCGCCGGGAAACACCGGAAGAACTGCGCCCGCAGTTTCCCCTCATCAAGGAAGTGCTGGACGCGATGAACATAACCATCCTGGAAAAGGACAACTACGAGGCTGACGATCTAATAGGCACTGTGGCCCGCCTGGCCACAGCACAGGATATCCCCTGCCTGATTCTAACCGGTGACCAGGACACTCTCCAGCTGGTCTCGCCCCTGGTCAGGGTCCTGCTCACCAAAAAGGGCATCTCCCGGCTGGAAGAGTACACAGAAGAAAAAGTAGCTCAAAAATTTGGCTGCCTTCCCCCTTACCTGCCCGATTACAAGGGGCTGGCCGGCGATAGCGCCGACAACATCCCCGGCGTGCCCGGCATTGGCGACAAAACCGCGGTCAACCTGCTCAAAACCTACGGCAATTTGGAGGAAATTTTGCGCCGGCTGGACGAATTGCCACCGCGCCTGGCGGGCAAACTGGCCGAGCACGCATCCGCTGCCCGCCTTTACCGGGATCTGGCCAGGATTGATTGCCAGGTTCCCTTGACCATGAACATTGCCAGCTTAAAATGGACGGGCTGGCAAGGCGAAAGGCTCCTGGCCGTATTCCAAAAGCTGGAGTTTCGCTCTTTAACCAACCAGATTAATAATCTCGCCCCAAACAGACAAAAGCAAAAAGAGCAAACCATGCCACAGCCTGCGGCTGTGCAGAACAATAACAATATGGAAAAAGCGGGGACGGATTTTCGACCGGCAACATTGTTAACAGAATCAAACTTGGAACAAACCGTCAGCATGATGAAACGGGCGGGCGAAATCGCTCTGGCCTTTACCGGTGGGAAGGAAGCGGCCCGGCAATCGCTGGCCCTGGACGCCGGGGAAGAATGTTTTTTGCTTGACCTTTCCCCTGCCGCTATTCCGGCCGAAAAGCTAGCTCTTTTGCTCAGGGATTTGTTTGCACCGGGCATATCCTACATCTGCCACGACGCCAAAACCCTGGCCTGGCTGCTCTACCGCTACCAGGTGCAGCCTCCCGACCCGGCCTTTGATACATCGATCGCCGCCTACCTGCTCAACCCGGGAAGCGGACCCAGGGGCCTGGGCGAGCTGGCCATGGAATACCTGCAAGCCACCCTGCCTCCGCCCGACCCAGACAGCCTGCCCGAGCACGCCCGCTGTGTGCGTCGCTTGCGGCCCGTCCTGGACGATGCTCTGGACAGGACGGATATGCGCGAGCTCTACTACAGCGTGGAGCTACCTCTGGTGCGCATACTGGCGGAAATGGAAATGGCCGGCATCGCCGTGGATAAAAAACAATTGCAAATCATGTCCGACGAACTGGAGGAACGGCTGCAGCAGATCTCCACCGAAATCTACCGTCTGGCCGGAGAACCGTTCAATATCAATTCGCCCAAGCAACTGGGCCAGATCCTTTTTGAAAAACTGGGGTTGCCGGTCATCAAACGAACCAAGACGGGATATTCCACCGATGCCGAAGTGCTGGAAGAATTGTCCGCCGTCCACCCGCTGGTGGGATTGGTACTGCAACACCGCCAGCTGGCCAAACTAAAGTCAACTTACTGCGACGGGCTGGCAACGCTGATTGATCCACAGAGCGGGTTGATCCACACCACCCTGCACCAGAACGTAACAGCTACCGGGCGCCTTTCCAGCTCGGATCCCAACCTGCAAAACATCCCCATCCGCCTGCCGGAGGGGCGCAGGATCAGACGCGTCTTTCGGCCACCCACGCCGGGATATATTTTGCTCACCGCCGACTACTCCCAGATTGAACTGCGCGTGCTGGCCCATCTGGCGCAGGATCCGCTGCTCAAAGAAGCCTTCCTGGCCAATCAGGACATTCATACCCGCACCGCCGCCGAGGTTTTCGGCGTG contains:
- the cooS gene encoding anaerobic carbon-monoxide dehydrogenase catalytic subunit; this translates as MSREKDYRLDGRVSIHDSVQEMYEKIHREGLSNVFDRFEPQAKIRCNFCSEGVSCQLCTGGPCRISDKVGATHGTCGIDRNAMAMRDMLLRNVMGTSTYTHHAYNAFRTLKSTAGGKTPYQITDTDKLYWMCDRLGLDKGNSKEQAAVNLADFLIGQLASGYDEPPRMVEVFAPEKRKQKWRELGIYPVGVLHEIKDATASCLTNVDGDFVSMAKKALRLGIATIYGSQIGLEMVQDILFGTPSPHEVRVDLGIMDPDYVNIVFNGHEPWVGVACILAARDPAVQEKARQAGARGVRVTGSIECGQEVLQRFPVDEVFGGLTGNWLAIEPLLATGTVDVFAMDENCSPPYVAPYAEKYQITLVSVNDLVRVPGVHKIFDYKPPEVAGIARQLIDLAIENFQKRRARGIKAHVPSRVQKAVAGFSTEAVLKALGGKLDPLLDVIKAGKIKGVVALVNCTTLATGPHDYMTVHVARELIKRDILVISGGCGNHGLEVAGLCNQDAVALAGAGLQEICRGLGIPPVLSFGTCTDTGRMSMLVTEIANALGVDTCDLPVAVTAPQYLEQKATIDAIFALAFGLYTHLAPVPPVTGGPELVNLLTRDLEGLTGGKIALGDTPVAAADGIEQHIMKKRAQLGI
- a CDS encoding AMP-binding enzyme; the protein is MEDVALFQYTGGTTGVPKAAMLTHFNLNQKVLEAAVAGVPHEYRGETVKAYIVLKEGQNATAEEIIDFCRERLAPYKVPKLVEFRQELPKTAVGKLLKRKLVDDEKQKAATC
- a CDS encoding AMP-binding protein, translating into MEFPTPYLDVYRAGGVDWNITIEPKSLPSLLKSSAQNYPDNVAIIFYDEKITCAQLDKYVKRVASALYEMGLRKGERVSLMLPNCPDFVISYYAVLTVGGIVVNTNPMYVEREIEYQVNDSGSKMIITLAGLYPRVKYIKPNTGLEKVILTSLSGRPADLPGDAVWLPDLYARNRPRWK
- a CDS encoding D-alanyl-D-alanine carboxypeptidase family protein codes for the protein MLWAIQRKVVLFLLLVLVVCCVPVYAAAAPENETRPVVSATAAVLMDADTGVVLYEKRAMVRAEPASLTKIMTALIVLEHGHLDDVVTVSKRAAAVSMGQDIGLNPGDKITLGNLLKAALLYSANDSTVAMAEHVAGSVEQFVQLMNMRALVLGAKNTHFANTNGYHHPDHYTTAYDLALITRYALRNETFARLVSTPADAVEWQDGRQMDVRNTNRLVRFNSYAGICGVKTGSTPRAGDCLVAAARRGDKTLIAVVLNSKNRYQDAVRLLDYGFSNMILHTLCLAGESIAHQQVKNGVANQVVLVAAETRQVHLIAGQGQQVKREIVLFSPPEAPVRAGQVLGRVVYHMQGRELARVDLLAAAGVPAPGLFFRLKNLF
- the pdaB gene encoding polysaccharide deacetylase family sporulation protein PdaB; the encoded protein is MKKISIKHSLLLLPLLLILLGIWFMAELDFKHPPGQKIAVNKNTTLEKDRLNEPPQEETTSKPAVVSRPLRQQSPANPKQNLIAIYRVDTPEKVAALTFDISWGTRIPGPVLDILKQHGVKSTFFLSGPWAKKYPDLARRLVNEGHEIASHGNRHIDLDKEARNTVMQEIMAAHNDLKQVTGHSPTLIRTPNGAYNDMVLQVARDLNYRVIQWSVDSLDWKKPGQEAIIQRVLNNIHPGAIILMHASDTCTQTPSALPRVISGLQERGYRLVTVSELLQMGPAVNTKY
- a CDS encoding TVP38/TMEM64 family protein, translated to MRNPVIIILVIIAIAATLLAGIHAGNSLPSHLPGICQKDAFRDSRELAEYLRSFGTRAVVVSILVMVVQTMFTPIPLFLVAGANGYIFGIIWGSLVTLTGAMLGSTIAFYLARFLARNYITSRLGRYISNVQTMNQAGPRAVFLARLVPFIPSSVISYAAGLSKMSFAGFFLASILGKLPEIIVYTALGHSLDRAESLLSKLTVVLLIVSVVVFSWHKKKRSG
- a CDS encoding DedA family protein, coding for MVKVTAFIASLGYWGIAVGMAIESANIPLPSEIILPFGGYLVSRGDLNFWGVVLAGTVGGTAGSVLSYALGWWGGRPFLLRYGRYLGVSEKNFRLAESWFLRYGEITVFVTRLMPVVRTFISLPAGISGMNFFRFVIYTFLGSLPWSILLTYLGVKLGEHWTDLKPWFHRADVVVVVLILATVIWWWWKRRRH
- a CDS encoding antitoxin Xre/MbcA/ParS toxin-binding domain-containing protein, with the protein product MRKARFGRMCPCGSGRPVDNCCGLNEKVVSLTRVRWRRAGQLLRRRLGEFADSQFYAREANQAQEKYFELIPPEIADNEDDFTMERCFEWYIFDYTLPGGRTVIEEFRETCELDELERHLLADWVGARTTFYEVVGLEKGRWVDLRNILDQTCCRVWDATVASGVEPGVILYIRVLKVGEEYEFSTGGLALPGFYKAPLLKRLKSDFRAFCRKRGHDQSKDWNAFLRDRAHVINAMVLELGTLNLSPALQSDLDLDPFEYPEQAHQVMDRLSAHIAQRITDSFLDDFYEQWIHQVIPALDGKSPIQAVQSASGRAQVEELLKELEKIEKIRARRGEPHYDINKVRRKLGLLPEKKLARVHNLFGGVLLQSESTAALFDGDLVKWDELKWSAASHAAVARQAAATLHEQGFSARQIQAAVQLWYEFCKKTTLRVRKQQLWAAALVYTVHRLYQHFIPQQALARQFGVSASAISGSYRHIWRVMKLDSSSDQFKK
- a CDS encoding S41 family peptidase, translated to MLKRFSSMVATVLLLLMLAVPARAAVEDASQASSLIEEIMTYVQKYHIDHPDWQQLTAGAIEGMLNAVGDPYTEYLSPEDLEKFTGSINGNYVGVGIRLQAAADYPRVQEVLPGTPAEAAQLQVDDRVIKVDGQDVKGMSLDQVVDLIRGQEGTTVTLTVRRGSVEKDYRLTRQPVSVPTVEGKSLGGGIAYVKVSSFGQGTAKELRKIILGLLAEENNKFILDLRNDPGGYLRAAVDIASLFLPAGKLVVTTEDSQQEKESYTTAGKPLLQNCSIIVLVNSSTASSAEVLAGALQDHGVAKLLGTSTYGKGVVQSVIPLDGGGALKLTTQRYFTPNGRSIHGRGLQPDISVETPQLQLPVAKAILAGGKYNLTLRAGQNVASLNGEQVKLGQMVPYKKDGHIYLPLRFVLEAAGYNVKWDQREQTITVQNGTTSFSFKPGQPTARIAGKDTRLPAPVVINSGSSWLPVEVLKQMGVNVRTDKDSVQIVR